The stretch of DNA TGGAATGCGTGGCCATGGTGACCAAGCGTTTGACGCCGTTTACGGTGGAAGGCAAAGTCGTCCATCAGGTGGGTATGCCGTTCAATTATGGCTGGCGTTTCCCTGAAGACGCCCCTGACGCATCGGCCAATTACCTGTCAATTGCCGTGGGTTGCCCCAATACGTACTGTCCCGAGTACAAGGCATTCATGGTTAACGTCAGCAAGGCATAAAGGGGGATAGGATATGAAAACAGAAATGATAAAGATGATCGACCTGTCTCGCTGTACTGCCTGTCGCGGCTGCCAGGTCGCCTGCAAGCAGTGGAATGAACTGCCGGCATCGAAGACGAATAATTGGGGAAGTTATCAGAACCCCAAAGGCTTGGAATGGAATACATGGACCCTGATCCGTTTTCAGGAATATGTGGATCAGGAGGGTACCCTGAAGTGGCTGTTCCGGAAAGACGGCTGTATGCATTGCAGCGACGCGGCCTGCGTCAAGGTTTGTCCCAGCGGGGCGCTCTATAAGACCGATTTTGGTTCCGTAGGCGTGAAACCGGAACTCTGCATCGGCTGCAAGGAATGTATCGCGGCTTGTCCGTTCGACATCCCGCGTTATGACGCGAAGACGGACAAAATTTACAAGTGCGATCTCTGCGAGTCCCGCTTGGCTGCAGGAACGTCTCCGGCATGTGTTCTTTCTTGTCCCACGGGAGCCCTGCAGATCGGCCCCAAAGATGCCATGATTAAAAAGGCCTATAAGCGTGCAGAAGAGCTGGGCGGAGATGCATCGGTTTATGGAGACAAGTTTGTCGACGGTACCCATGTTATATATGTTTTATCGGAAAAAGTGGACGTATACGACGAGTTGCCGGCGAAACCGAGTGTGCCCCTGTCCATCATCGCCTGGAAGGATCTGCTGAAACCCCTGAGTCTTCTTGCCGCGGGAGGTGTCTTGGCGGGGTCGTTCCTCCACTACATCATCCACGGGCCGAAGACACC from Deltaproteobacteria bacterium encodes:
- a CDS encoding 4Fe-4S dicluster domain-containing protein; this translates as MKTEMIKMIDLSRCTACRGCQVACKQWNELPASKTNNWGSYQNPKGLEWNTWTLIRFQEYVDQEGTLKWLFRKDGCMHCSDAACVKVCPSGALYKTDFGSVGVKPELCIGCKECIAACPFDIPRYDAKTDKIYKCDLCESRLAAGTSPACVLSCPTGALQIGPKDAMIKKAYKRAEELGGDASVYGDKFVDGTHVIYVLSEKVDVYDELPAKPSVPLSIIAWKDLLKPLSLLAAGGVLAGSFLHYIIHGPKTPDEDNQ